Proteins from one Triticum aestivum cultivar Chinese Spring chromosome 7A, IWGSC CS RefSeq v2.1, whole genome shotgun sequence genomic window:
- the LOC123154309 gene encoding uncharacterized protein, with the protein MEQFHHGHHVRLSSRVHGLYLHADEDGHGVSLRHRRDSTNVVWAVHVYDPYVEEGRVLLQRAAYGRYLAARATVAPAPRSHRIIQRNHYHPGLVEIIWEVHRSGFEGDVELRLRHAGAGAGYLCAANGRYLRWKANGVSVDSIDNLSVMMHWVVEPISAAAEGSIPRLPRQTGLPLPGSLTRLLRSRAIECQEVSADGTRISHGAFEFRGRSVFRLRKKLVRRLRVANLVMCFPTRDGRLFLLLVDLLPTSGPLFHIVVVTPGTPAHAALRYPDVDA; encoded by the exons ATGGAGCAGTTCCATCACGGCCACCACGTGCGGCTGAGCAGCCGCGTGCACGGCTTGTACCTGCACGCCGACGAGGACGGCCATGGCGTCTCCCTCCGCCACCGCCGGGATTCGACGAACGTTGTGTGGGCGGTGCACGTGTACGATCCCTACGTCGAGGAGGGGCGCGTACTCCTCCAAAGAGCCGCCTACGGCCGCTACCTCGCCGCCAGGGCCACGGTCGCGCCGGCGCCCCGCAGCCACCGCATCATTCAGCGCAACCACTACCATCCGGGGTTAGTGGAGATTATTTGGGAGGTCCACAGGTCCGGGTTCGAGGGCGACGTCGAACTCCGCCTCCgccacgccggcgccggcgccggctacCTCTGCGCCGCCAACGGGAGGTACCTCCGCTGGAAGGCCAATGGCGTCAGCGTCGACAGCATCGACAACCTCAGCGTGATGATGCACTGGGTCGTGGAGCCCATCTCTGCCGCTGCCGAGGGGAGCATTCCTCGCCTTCCACGTCAGACTGGG CTCCCCCTCCCCGGAAGCCTGACTAGACTGTTGCGATCGCGGGCGATCGAATGCCAGGAGGTGAGCGCCGACGGGACCCGCATCAGCCACGGCGCGTTCGAATTCAGGGGGAGGTCCGTATTCCGCCTGAGGAAGAAGCTGGTCAGGCGGCTGCGTGTCGCCAACCTCGTCATGTGCTTCCCCACACGTGATGGTCGGCTTTTTCTACTCCTCGTCGACCTCCTGCCCACCAGCGGCCCGCTCTTCCACATCGTCGTCGTCACGCCCGGGACTCCTG CCCACGCGGCGCTGCGGTACCCGGATGTCGATGCCTAG